A genomic stretch from Flavobacterium humidisoli includes:
- a CDS encoding aldose epimerase family protein — protein sequence MNPSNDIVCESFGWHGEKEIFKFRITNAYGNSVELLNYGAIVKSIVVPDAAGNKENVVLGFPTLEGYLKDQSYIGATVGRFANRIHNAAFSIENKTYHLDKNDGKNNNHSGSAGVNNKVFDFIVEDDAVIFILESKNGEGGFPGNLKTKVTYKWTDENELKIDFLAEADEATPLNFTNHSYFNLSACKEKIHDHQLTIQGSKILESTADYIPTGKIILADEYLFLKDKLNDIMRNNGINLYYIFDRNSENESAVCELYDEKSGRIMLVYTSYPGVQLYTGDYLNCDIVGEHEKLYSSFDGLCLECQYYPDSPNHEHFPNTIFRSGQVYNETITYAFDIAANKLNYHL from the coding sequence ATGAATCCCTCAAATGATATTGTTTGTGAGTCTTTTGGCTGGCACGGTGAAAAAGAAATTTTCAAATTTCGAATCACAAATGCTTACGGTAATTCTGTCGAACTCCTTAATTATGGAGCCATAGTAAAATCCATAGTGGTGCCAGATGCTGCAGGAAACAAAGAAAATGTGGTTTTAGGATTCCCTACCTTAGAAGGTTACCTAAAAGATCAGTCTTATATAGGTGCAACGGTTGGGCGTTTTGCAAACAGAATTCATAATGCGGCATTTTCTATCGAAAATAAAACCTATCATCTCGATAAAAACGATGGTAAAAACAATAATCATAGTGGTTCGGCTGGGGTTAATAACAAAGTGTTTGATTTTATTGTAGAAGACGATGCCGTAATTTTTATTCTTGAAAGTAAAAATGGAGAAGGTGGCTTCCCTGGAAATTTAAAGACGAAAGTGACCTATAAATGGACAGATGAAAACGAACTCAAAATCGATTTTTTGGCGGAAGCTGATGAAGCAACTCCGTTAAATTTTACTAATCATTCTTATTTTAATTTATCGGCCTGTAAAGAAAAAATACACGATCATCAGCTTACCATTCAGGGATCTAAAATTCTGGAAAGTACTGCCGATTATATTCCGACAGGGAAAATTATACTTGCCGATGAATATTTGTTTTTGAAGGATAAACTAAATGACATAATGCGAAACAACGGCATTAATCTCTATTATATTTTTGATAGAAATAGTGAAAATGAAAGTGCTGTCTGCGAGTTGTATGATGAAAAATCTGGAAGGATAATGCTTGTTTATACTTCTTATCCAGGAGTGCAATTATATACTGGAGATTATCTAAACTGTGATATTGTCGGAGAACATGAGAAATTATACAGCTCTTTTGACGGACTCTGTTTAGAATGCCAATATTATCCTGATAGTCCGAATCATGAACATTTTCCGAATACAATATTCCGATCAGGACAGGTTTACAATGAAACTATTACGTATGCTTTTGACATAGCAGCCAACAAATTGAACTATCACCTCTAA
- a CDS encoding sugar porter family MFS transporter, producing MKNYNYTFLLSISLVAALGGLLFGYDWVVIGGAKPFYELYFGITNSPALQGWAMSSALVGCVAGAAVAGKLADSYGRRPILIVAAVLFSLCALGTGASETFTVFIIWRIIGGVGIGIASTISPLYIAEIAPQETRGLFVSINQLTVVIGILAAQITNMLITDIIPPDYSPAQILASWNGQTGWRWMFWAGFFPAVLFFVLMFLIPESPRYLAKKGSHDKAENTLTKIGGLAYGKEAIATIKETFTEEIEKTDFKMLFDKKALPILVIGIVLAAFQQWCGINIIFNYAQEIFVSAGYSINDLFMNIVITGSINLIFTLVAMGTVDKVGRKKLMLFGSGALAIIYALLGYFYYTNVTGFPLLLLVLLAIAIYAMSLAPITWVILSEIFPNRIRGVAMSVATFALWIASALLVQTFPIFNEYLGTSGTFWIYGIICALGFLFVFKKLPETKNKSLEEIEKLMVSDKESKNIQ from the coding sequence ATGAAAAACTATAATTATACCTTTTTACTATCAATCAGCCTTGTTGCGGCATTGGGTGGATTACTCTTTGGTTACGACTGGGTTGTAATCGGCGGTGCAAAACCATTTTATGAACTTTATTTCGGCATTACAAATTCTCCAGCATTACAAGGCTGGGCAATGAGCAGTGCGCTTGTAGGCTGCGTTGCGGGAGCAGCCGTAGCAGGAAAATTAGCAGACAGCTATGGAAGGCGTCCTATTCTAATCGTTGCTGCCGTATTATTCTCCTTATGCGCTCTTGGAACAGGAGCATCTGAAACTTTTACTGTATTTATCATCTGGCGTATTATTGGCGGGGTCGGAATCGGAATTGCCTCCACGATTTCTCCTTTATATATTGCAGAAATTGCCCCTCAGGAAACTCGAGGATTATTTGTTTCGATCAATCAGCTTACAGTTGTTATTGGAATTCTTGCGGCACAGATTACCAATATGCTGATTACCGATATTATTCCGCCAGATTATTCACCTGCACAGATTTTAGCTTCTTGGAATGGCCAAACAGGCTGGAGATGGATGTTTTGGGCAGGATTTTTTCCAGCAGTGCTTTTCTTTGTATTAATGTTTTTGATTCCTGAAAGTCCACGATATCTGGCTAAAAAAGGAAGTCATGACAAGGCCGAAAATACTTTAACCAAAATTGGCGGACTGGCTTACGGAAAAGAAGCAATTGCCACAATTAAAGAAACTTTTACTGAAGAAATAGAAAAAACCGACTTCAAAATGCTGTTTGACAAAAAAGCCTTACCCATTCTTGTAATCGGAATTGTATTGGCTGCTTTCCAGCAATGGTGCGGTATAAATATCATTTTTAACTATGCTCAGGAAATCTTTGTTTCAGCAGGTTATAGTATCAATGATTTGTTTATGAATATCGTTATCACAGGAAGCATCAATCTTATCTTTACATTGGTTGCAATGGGAACTGTAGACAAAGTTGGCCGAAAAAAACTAATGCTTTTTGGTTCAGGCGCACTTGCCATAATCTATGCTTTATTGGGTTATTTTTACTATACCAATGTTACCGGTTTCCCTTTATTATTATTGGTATTATTAGCAATTGCTATTTATGCCATGTCCCTTGCTCCTATTACATGGGTAATTCTATCTGAAATTTTCCCTAACCGAATCAGAGGTGTTGCGATGTCTGTTGCCACATTTGCACTCTGGATTGCATCTGCACTGTTGGTACAAACATTTCCGATCTTCAACGAATACTTAGGCACATCTGGAACTTTCTGGATTTACGGAATTATCTGTGCCTTAGGATTTTTGTTTGTATTCAAAAAACTTCCTGAAACCAAGAACAAAAGTCTTGAAGAGATTGAAAAACTAATGGTTTCTGATAAAGAATCAAAGAATATTCAATAA
- a CDS encoding glycoside hydrolase family 97 protein — MKKMFLNRSLTVLIPAVFLMLTSCVAQNEELSLKSKDNLNKITLSLTQDGKLSYKVTRKDQVIILDSPLGLNFENNDFTSGLSVVKVSSIEEKREKYELKVANNKVADHIFKSKSITFKNSKGALMTIDLIAGQEGVAFRYKFTEQEKQTRVLKNELTGFHIAPNAKGWLQPYNKAGDYTPGYEDFYINVKPGDPINGARGESIGWCMPALFNVNEAKNWVLIAESGTDGAFPGCHLDPDSKDGIYRIAFAKNDEKYTLPLPDKGNAFPESNLPWIMPWRVIMIGDKAGDILLSTMITDLAPASKIEDTSWIIPGKAAWSWWSHPEDFTPEMYKKFTDVSASFGFRYTLFDAGWEKANKEGKIIDHALSKGVQPLVWGYSAEYFDAEKRKKRFKELAEMGVKGVKIDFWCSDRQEVMAALQGVFEDAAKEHLLVNLHGTTVPRGWHRTWPNFVTAEAILGTESYFYEPRFPEKAAEQNTVLPFTRNVAGPADYTPFALTFRKYKRVNTSVHELAMAMIYTSGIIHFADSEEVFNSLPNELKILIKEMPATWDKTEAVVADPGKSIVLSRKKDNLSYIIGINGTNSSLPVSIDLAKYGKGYSKFKIITEGKDPLMDFKVETFPITANRQYNVAPKGGFIIEFIK; from the coding sequence ATGAAAAAAATGTTTCTTAACCGATCTTTAACCGTGCTGATACCCGCCGTATTCTTGATGCTGACAAGCTGTGTGGCACAAAATGAAGAACTTTCTCTTAAGTCTAAGGACAATCTAAATAAGATTACACTGTCTTTAACCCAAGATGGAAAATTGTCTTATAAAGTTACCCGCAAAGACCAAGTGATAATTTTGGATTCTCCACTAGGATTAAATTTTGAAAATAACGATTTTACCTCTGGACTATCAGTTGTAAAAGTTTCATCAATTGAAGAAAAACGTGAAAAATATGAGCTTAAAGTAGCCAATAACAAAGTTGCAGATCATATTTTTAAAAGTAAAAGCATCACATTCAAGAATAGCAAAGGTGCTTTAATGACAATAGATTTAATTGCAGGTCAAGAAGGAGTTGCTTTTAGATATAAGTTTACAGAGCAGGAAAAACAAACCAGAGTGCTTAAAAATGAATTGACTGGTTTTCATATAGCTCCAAATGCAAAAGGATGGTTACAGCCTTATAACAAAGCTGGAGATTATACTCCAGGGTATGAGGATTTTTATATTAATGTAAAACCTGGAGATCCAATAAACGGTGCAAGAGGTGAATCTATTGGTTGGTGTATGCCAGCACTTTTTAATGTAAATGAGGCTAAAAACTGGGTTTTAATTGCAGAATCAGGAACAGATGGTGCGTTTCCGGGCTGTCATTTAGACCCAGATTCTAAGGATGGGATTTACAGAATTGCTTTTGCTAAAAATGACGAAAAATATACTTTGCCTTTACCAGATAAAGGAAATGCTTTTCCAGAGTCAAACTTGCCTTGGATAATGCCATGGAGAGTGATTATGATTGGAGATAAAGCAGGAGATATATTATTGTCTACCATGATTACCGATTTGGCTCCAGCTTCTAAAATCGAAGATACTTCATGGATTATACCAGGAAAAGCAGCTTGGTCGTGGTGGTCACATCCTGAAGATTTTACCCCTGAAATGTATAAAAAGTTTACAGACGTTTCTGCGTCATTTGGTTTTAGATACACTCTTTTTGATGCAGGTTGGGAAAAAGCCAATAAAGAAGGGAAGATTATTGACCATGCTTTATCAAAGGGAGTTCAACCATTAGTTTGGGGGTATTCGGCTGAATATTTTGATGCTGAAAAAAGAAAGAAAAGATTTAAGGAGCTTGCAGAAATGGGGGTAAAAGGTGTTAAAATTGATTTTTGGTGTTCTGACAGGCAAGAAGTTATGGCTGCTTTACAAGGCGTTTTTGAAGATGCAGCAAAAGAACATTTGTTAGTGAACTTGCATGGAACAACAGTTCCGAGAGGCTGGCACAGAACATGGCCAAATTTTGTAACAGCAGAAGCTATTTTAGGAACAGAAAGTTATTTCTACGAACCAAGATTTCCAGAAAAAGCAGCAGAACAAAATACAGTTTTACCTTTTACAAGAAATGTAGCGGGTCCAGCAGATTATACACCGTTTGCTTTGACTTTTAGAAAATACAAACGTGTAAACACTTCCGTTCATGAATTAGCAATGGCTATGATTTACACATCTGGAATTATTCATTTTGCAGATTCTGAAGAAGTTTTTAATTCATTGCCAAATGAACTTAAGATTTTAATAAAAGAAATGCCTGCAACTTGGGATAAAACCGAAGCTGTTGTAGCAGATCCTGGCAAATCAATTGTGCTGTCTCGTAAAAAAGATAACCTTTCTTATATTATAGGAATAAACGGAACTAATTCGTCTTTGCCCGTTTCAATTGATTTGGCTAAATATGGAAAAGGTTATTCGAAATTCAAAATCATTACTGAAGGTAAAGATCCGTTAATGGATTTTAAAGTAGAAACTTTTCCAATAACTGCTAACAGGCAATATAATGTTGCTCCTAAAGGAGGTTTTATTATTGAGTTTATAAAGTAA
- a CDS encoding RNA methyltransferase — MNDNFINEYFGIGIQNGKTPENLGVLWRSAQNLGATFIFTIGNRYAKQACDTHDAVKAIPYFHYDTFEAFFENLPKGARLVGVELSEKASDLETFEHPRRCVYVLGAEDHGLSKKVMEKCHHLVKFKSEKSLNVAVAGTIVMYDRNLSKPRS, encoded by the coding sequence ATGAATGATAATTTTATAAATGAATACTTTGGTATCGGAATACAAAATGGTAAAACACCAGAAAACTTAGGTGTTTTGTGGCGATCGGCTCAAAACTTAGGTGCCACTTTTATATTTACAATCGGCAATCGATATGCTAAACAAGCGTGTGATACGCATGATGCGGTAAAGGCGATTCCGTATTTTCATTACGATACTTTTGAAGCTTTTTTTGAAAACTTACCAAAAGGAGCAAGATTGGTTGGTGTTGAACTATCTGAAAAAGCTTCTGATTTAGAAACCTTTGAGCATCCAAGGCGTTGCGTTTATGTATTGGGCGCAGAAGATCATGGTTTGTCTAAAAAAGTAATGGAAAAATGCCATCATTTAGTAAAATTCAAATCAGAAAAAAGTTTGAATGTAGCTGTTGCAGGAACTATTGTTATGTATGATCGAAATTTGTCTAAACCACGTTCTTAA
- the katG gene encoding catalase/peroxidase HPI produces the protein MDNQSNDITKCPFHNGSMDKQAASGTKNLDWWPKQLKVNILRQNSLLSNPLDKDFNYAEAFKSLDIEALKKDLHALMTDSQDWWPADFGHYGGLFIRMAWHSAGTYRVHDGRGGAGAGQQRFAPLNSWPDNVSLDKARRLLWPIKQKYGQKISWADLLILTGNVALESMGFKTFGFAGGRADVWEADESVYWGSETTWLGGDERYKDGSEGVPKDHGVVSSDDNADGNIHSRNLEKPLAAVQMGLIYVNPEGPDGNPDPIAAARDIRDTFGRMAMNDEETVALIAGGHTFGKTHGAASSDHVGAEPEAAGLELQGLGWQNSFGSGKGGDAITSGLEVTWTKTPTQWSNNFFENLFGFEWELSKSPAGAHQWVAKNAEAIIPDAFDANKKHLPTMLTTDLSLRLDPAYEKISRRFLENPDEFADAFARAWFKLTHRDMGPRALYLGSEVPTEELLWQDPIPEVNHTLINDQDIEQLKEKVLNSGLSVSQLVATAWASASTFRGSDKRGGANGGRIRLAPQKDWEVNNPAALKVVLDKLEGIQTEFNAANGDKKISLSDLIVLAGSAAVEKAAKDAGASAKVPFSPGRMDASAEQTDVESFGFLEPKSDGFRNYRKTKSTVLTEELLIDKANLLTLTAPELTVLLGGLRVLDINADGSKNGVFTNRPGQLTNDFFVNLLDMNTQWKSVSNDKELYTGNDRSTGQPKWIGTRADLVFGSNSELRAIAEVYAASDAHEKFVNDFIAVWIKVMNLDRFDLRK, from the coding sequence ATGGACAATCAATCAAATGACATTACCAAATGCCCTTTTCATAATGGGAGCATGGATAAACAGGCAGCATCGGGAACTAAAAATCTTGACTGGTGGCCGAAACAGTTAAAGGTAAATATCCTAAGACAGAATTCGTTATTATCAAATCCGCTGGATAAGGATTTTAATTACGCAGAAGCTTTTAAAAGTCTCGATATTGAGGCATTAAAGAAAGATTTGCATGCTCTTATGACTGATTCTCAAGATTGGTGGCCTGCAGATTTTGGTCATTATGGAGGTCTTTTCATAAGAATGGCTTGGCATAGTGCAGGTACTTATAGAGTGCATGACGGACGAGGCGGAGCAGGAGCAGGACAGCAGCGATTTGCGCCTCTTAATAGCTGGCCAGATAACGTAAGTCTTGATAAAGCGAGAAGATTGCTTTGGCCCATAAAACAAAAATATGGACAAAAGATTTCATGGGCAGATTTGTTGATTCTAACAGGGAATGTGGCTTTAGAATCAATGGGTTTTAAAACATTTGGTTTTGCAGGAGGACGTGCCGATGTTTGGGAAGCAGACGAATCTGTTTATTGGGGTTCTGAAACAACATGGTTAGGCGGTGACGAACGTTATAAAGACGGTTCTGAAGGTGTTCCAAAAGATCATGGAGTGGTATCATCTGATGATAATGCTGACGGAAATATCCATAGCAGAAATCTTGAAAAACCGCTTGCAGCAGTGCAAATGGGACTTATATATGTAAACCCTGAAGGACCTGATGGAAATCCGGATCCGATTGCGGCTGCTAGAGATATTAGAGACACTTTCGGACGTATGGCAATGAATGATGAAGAAACGGTAGCCTTAATAGCGGGTGGACACACTTTTGGTAAAACGCACGGTGCTGCGTCATCAGATCATGTGGGAGCTGAACCAGAAGCAGCTGGTTTAGAATTACAAGGATTAGGATGGCAAAACAGTTTTGGCTCAGGAAAAGGTGGAGATGCTATTACAAGCGGACTTGAAGTGACTTGGACAAAAACACCAACGCAATGGAGCAATAACTTTTTTGAGAATTTATTTGGTTTTGAATGGGAACTTTCAAAAAGTCCTGCAGGAGCACATCAATGGGTAGCAAAAAATGCGGAAGCAATTATTCCAGATGCTTTTGATGCTAATAAAAAACACTTGCCAACGATGCTGACTACAGATTTATCTTTGAGATTAGATCCTGCTTATGAGAAAATATCACGTCGTTTTCTGGAAAATCCAGATGAGTTTGCAGATGCTTTTGCTCGTGCATGGTTTAAATTGACGCATCGTGACATGGGGCCTCGTGCTCTTTATCTTGGATCTGAAGTGCCTACAGAAGAACTGCTTTGGCAGGATCCTATTCCAGAAGTAAATCATACTTTAATAAATGACCAAGATATAGAACAGCTTAAAGAAAAAGTCTTAAATTCAGGATTAAGCGTGTCTCAATTGGTTGCTACAGCTTGGGCTTCGGCTTCTACTTTTAGAGGGTCAGATAAACGTGGTGGAGCAAACGGTGGACGTATACGACTTGCGCCACAGAAAGATTGGGAAGTAAATAATCCAGCTGCTCTTAAAGTTGTTTTAGATAAATTAGAAGGTATTCAAACAGAATTTAATGCTGCAAATGGTGATAAAAAAATTTCATTGTCTGATTTAATTGTTTTAGCTGGATCTGCAGCTGTTGAGAAAGCGGCTAAAGATGCAGGAGCATCAGCAAAAGTGCCTTTTTCGCCTGGACGTATGGATGCATCTGCAGAACAGACAGATGTTGAATCGTTTGGATTTTTAGAACCAAAATCTGATGGTTTTAGAAATTACAGAAAAACAAAATCGACTGTTTTAACAGAAGAACTTCTTATAGATAAAGCGAATTTACTAACTCTTACTGCACCAGAATTAACGGTTCTTTTAGGCGGACTTCGTGTTTTGGATATCAATGCAGACGGAAGTAAAAATGGTGTTTTTACCAATAGACCGGGTCAGTTGACAAATGATTTCTTTGTAAATTTATTGGACATGAATACACAATGGAAATCTGTTTCAAATGACAAAGAACTTTATACAGGAAATGACAGAAGTACTGGACAGCCAAAATGGATAGGAACACGTGCTGATCTTGTTTTTGGATCAAACTCAGAATTGAGAGCAATTGCAGAAGTTTATGCAGCAAGCGATGCTCACGAGAAATTTGTGAATGATTTTATCGCAGTTTGGATTAAAGTAATGAATCTAGATAGATTTGATTTAAGAAAATAA
- a CDS encoding AraC family transcriptional regulator — protein sequence MKNAAQKEKTKVKEGFLGQRMIVIPKNILSIIKKNPLIAGLYFTDIGVFPNATHHSMKRKHGSKQYILIYCYKGEGIISRENKIITLKANTFYIIPPEVAHDYYALKQNPWSIYWIHFTGTQAPFFYDKFIAEHPDNAPQLSLEERRIELFENILDVMEDGYSASNLEFANLSLWQLLNTFLYEKFFIQKNRKFSEDNTIESAIDYMKKHLDLSLKINDVAAYFNYSPSHFFTLFKKQTGYSPIHYFNYLKMQKACQYLSFTTMSIKEISFNLGFNDPLYFSRLFKKVMSTSPIQYRTEYKQ from the coding sequence ATGAAAAATGCAGCACAAAAAGAAAAAACAAAAGTTAAGGAAGGTTTTTTAGGACAGCGAATGATTGTAATTCCAAAAAATATACTTTCAATCATCAAGAAGAATCCGTTGATAGCTGGTTTGTATTTTACCGATATTGGCGTTTTTCCCAATGCAACCCATCACTCCATGAAACGAAAACATGGCAGCAAGCAATATATTTTAATTTATTGTTATAAAGGAGAAGGCATCATTAGTCGAGAAAATAAAATAATAACTTTAAAAGCCAATACCTTTTATATAATACCTCCTGAAGTTGCACATGATTATTATGCTTTAAAACAAAACCCATGGAGTATTTACTGGATTCATTTTACAGGAACGCAAGCACCTTTTTTCTATGATAAATTCATTGCTGAACATCCTGATAATGCTCCTCAGTTATCACTTGAAGAAAGACGCATTGAACTTTTTGAAAACATTCTCGATGTTATGGAAGATGGTTACAGCGCCAGCAATCTCGAATTTGCCAATCTTTCGTTATGGCAGTTATTAAACACTTTTCTGTATGAAAAATTCTTCATTCAAAAGAACCGAAAATTTTCAGAGGATAATACTATTGAATCGGCCATTGACTACATGAAAAAACATCTGGATCTTTCCTTAAAAATTAATGATGTAGCAGCCTATTTTAATTATTCTCCTTCGCATTTTTTTACCTTATTCAAGAAACAGACAGGCTACTCTCCTATACATTATTTCAATTATCTAAAAATGCAGAAGGCCTGCCAATATCTTAGTTTTACTACAATGAGCATAAAAGAAATCAGTTTTAATTTAGGTTTTAATGATCCTTTGTATTTCTCTCGTTTGTTCAAAAAAGTAATGAGTACTTCACCTATACAATACCGCACCGAATACAAGCAGTAA